From the genome of Aphelocoma coerulescens isolate FSJ_1873_10779 chromosome 26, UR_Acoe_1.0, whole genome shotgun sequence, one region includes:
- the BAK1 gene encoding bcl-2 homologous antagonist/killer isoform X2, which translates to MASGNEGDPQRALGRQGSHRRRLSSEGRVAEEAEEVFRSYAFYRYQQEREERGAEVPPDPEIEQIQQNLESTSSQVGQRLAIIGDDIYRRYDAEFRTMLESLQPTRDNAYEHFTKIASSLFESGINWGRVIALLAFGYRMAMHVWQHGVSGFLRRIARYVGDFMLQNRIARWIAQQGGWGAALDLDNVYMKYVLIAAVVVLGHLVVQRFFTH; encoded by the exons ATGGCCTCAGGGAATGAGGGGGACCCTCAGCGGGCGCTGGGAcgccaggggagccacaggCGCAGGCTCAGCTCAG AAGGCCGCGTGGcggaggaggccgaggaggtGTTCCGGAGCTACGCCTTCTACCGCTACCAGCAGGAGCGCGAGGAGAGAGGGGCGGAGGTGCCGCCGGACCCGGAGATCGAGCAGATCCAGCAGAACCTGGAGAG caccagcagccaggtggggcagcgCTTGGCCATCATCGGGGACGACATCTACAGGCGCTACGACGCCGAGTTCCGCACCATGCTGGAGTCCCTGCAGCCCACCCGCGACAACGCCTACGAGCACTTCACCAAAATCGCCTCTAG CCTGTTCGAGAGTGGCATCAACTGGGGCCGGGTGATTGCCCTGCTGGCCTTCGGGTACCGCATGGCCATGCACGTGTGGCAGCACGGCGTCAGCGGCTTCCTGCGCCGCATCGCCCGCTACGTCGGGGACTTCATGCTGCAGAACCGCATCGCCCGCTGGATCGCCCAGCAGGGAGGATGG GGGGCCGCGCTCGACCTGGACAATGTTTACATGAAGTACGTGCTGATAGCGGCCGTGGTGGTGCTGGGGCACCTGGTGGTGCAGCGCTTCTTCACCCACTGA
- the BAK1 gene encoding bcl-2 homologous antagonist/killer isoform X1 has translation MASGNEGDPQRALGRQGSHRRRLSSEGRVAEEAEEVFRSYAFYRYQQEREERGAEVPPDPEIEQIQQNLESSTSSQVGQRLAIIGDDIYRRYDAEFRTMLESLQPTRDNAYEHFTKIASSLFESGINWGRVIALLAFGYRMAMHVWQHGVSGFLRRIARYVGDFMLQNRIARWIAQQGGWGAALDLDNVYMKYVLIAAVVVLGHLVVQRFFTH, from the exons ATGGCCTCAGGGAATGAGGGGGACCCTCAGCGGGCGCTGGGAcgccaggggagccacaggCGCAGGCTCAGCTCAG AAGGCCGCGTGGcggaggaggccgaggaggtGTTCCGGAGCTACGCCTTCTACCGCTACCAGCAGGAGCGCGAGGAGAGAGGGGCGGAGGTGCCGCCGGACCCGGAGATCGAGCAGATCCAGCAGAACCTGGAGAG cagcaccagcagccaggtggggcagcgCTTGGCCATCATCGGGGACGACATCTACAGGCGCTACGACGCCGAGTTCCGCACCATGCTGGAGTCCCTGCAGCCCACCCGCGACAACGCCTACGAGCACTTCACCAAAATCGCCTCTAG CCTGTTCGAGAGTGGCATCAACTGGGGCCGGGTGATTGCCCTGCTGGCCTTCGGGTACCGCATGGCCATGCACGTGTGGCAGCACGGCGTCAGCGGCTTCCTGCGCCGCATCGCCCGCTACGTCGGGGACTTCATGCTGCAGAACCGCATCGCCCGCTGGATCGCCCAGCAGGGAGGATGG GGGGCCGCGCTCGACCTGGACAATGTTTACATGAAGTACGTGCTGATAGCGGCCGTGGTGGTGCTGGGGCACCTGGTGGTGCAGCGCTTCTTCACCCACTGA